A window from Pelodiscus sinensis isolate JC-2024 chromosome 31, ASM4963464v1, whole genome shotgun sequence encodes these proteins:
- the LOC142821501 gene encoding uncharacterized protein LOC142821501, which translates to MAPCGMLLRRTEGHISQSPEQGETCERQHSPQRQLGNHPGEGQGKSSHRNRGLKTNTETVQEQILHQQSLCACSNCATLIKHGRAHTGEKPFSCSDCGKYFSYKSQFVIHRRTHTGDKPFSCSDCGKSFSQSSHLLIHRRIHTGEKPFSCSDCGKCFSHRSHLVIHRRTHTGEKPFSCSVCGKSFSDRSGLVAHRRTHTGEKPFSCSDCGKNFSRRSDLVIHWTTHTGEKPFNCSDCGKSFSQSSNLHIHRRTHTGEKPFSCSDCAKCFSHRSHLVIHRRTHTGEKPFSCSDCGKSFSDSSRLVAHRRTHTGEKPFSCSDCGESFIQRSHLVRHRRTHTGEKPFSCSDCGKSFSRSSSLVAHRRTHTGEKPFSCSDCRKSFSRSSGLVAHRRTHTGDKPFSCSDCGESFIQRSHLVRHRRMHTGEKPFSCSDCGKSFSQSSNLVAHRRTHAGEKAYTRGGHKPLNG; encoded by the coding sequence ATGGCTCCATGTGGGATGTTGTTGAGAAGAACTGAAGGGCATATTTCTCAAAgccctgagcaaggagagaccTGTGAGAGACAGCATAGCCCACAAAGGCAGCTgggaaaccatccaggagaggggcagggtaAATCCAGTCACAGAAACAGagggttgaaaacaaacacagaaactgttcaaGAGCAAATCCTCCATCAACAGTCCCTCTGCGCTTGCAGTAACTGTGCAACTCTTATTAAACATggaagagcccacacaggagagaaacctttcagctgctctgactgtggaaaataCTTCAGTTACAAGTCACAGTTTGTTAttcataggagaacccacacaggggataaacccttcagctgctctgactgtgggaaaagtttcagtcagagCTCACATCTTCTTAtccataggagaatccacacaggagagaaaccctttagttgctctgactgtggaaaatgcttcagtcacaggtcacaccttgttatccataggagaacccacacaggggagaaacccttcagctgctctgtctgtgggaaaagcttcagtgaccgTTCAGGCCTTGTTGCACATAGAAGAacgcacacaggagagaaaccattcagttgctctgactgtggtaAAAACTTCAGTCGGAGGTCAGACCTTGTTATCCATTGGACAACTcacacaggagaaaaacccttcaactgctctgactgtgggaaaagcttcagtcagagctcaaatctTCATATCCATAGGAGAACccatacaggagagaaacccttcagctgctctgactgtgcaaaatgcttcagtcacaggtcacaccttgttatccataggagaacccacacaggagagaaacccttcagctgctctgactgtgggaaaagcttcagtgacagtTCAAGACTTGTtgcacataggagaacccacacaggggagaaacccttcagctgctctgactgtggggaaagcttcattCAGAGGTCAcatcttgttagacataggagaacccacacaggggagaaacccttcagctgctctgactgtgggaaaagtttcagtcggAGCTCAAGCCTTGTtgcacataggagaacccacacaggagagaaacccttcagctgttctgactgtaggaaaagcttcagtcggagctcAGGCCTTGTtgcacataggagaacccacacaggggataaacccttcagctgctctgactgtggggaaagcttcattCAGAGGTCAcatcttgttagacataggagaatgcacacaggagagaaacccttcagctgctctgactgtgggaaaagctttagtcaGAGCTCAAATCTTGTTGCACATAGGAGAACACACGCAGGGGAGAAAGCCTATACTAGAGGTGGGCACAAGCCTCTCAATGGGTAG